A genomic segment from Trueperaceae bacterium encodes:
- a CDS encoding phytanoyl-CoA dioxygenase — translation MSNLALRRLTKQQVDSYRINGHITVENVLSPQEVEVLADHTDRIAEGQVKNIPETSTQLEKVYRDGDLEVTNQLLSVRKLFNIAVYDNVMWGHVTNTAIVDIVADLLSTDDIKLYGDQLFMKPPELGAEQPWHQDSESWRDIFPMDLVSAWTAIDHAKTENGCLNFAPGTQRCGMLRGQQREAFVRDLGNEEWPIVAAPLRPGSISFHHSLVLHQSNANTSGQRRRGYAVHYMRAKSYRDDSITDAPKMPAFKQVRGQSFPTRV, via the coding sequence ATGTCTAATTTGGCACTACGCAGGCTAACAAAACAGCAGGTGGATAGTTACCGAATTAATGGCCATATTACGGTTGAGAACGTGCTTTCTCCTCAGGAAGTTGAAGTTCTTGCTGACCATACGGACCGCATAGCTGAAGGTCAGGTCAAGAATATCCCTGAAACTAGTACCCAACTAGAGAAAGTTTATCGTGATGGTGATTTGGAAGTTACTAACCAGTTGTTGAGCGTCAGAAAGTTATTCAATATCGCTGTTTACGATAATGTGATGTGGGGGCACGTTACTAATACCGCGATTGTTGATATTGTTGCTGATCTGCTCAGTACTGATGACATTAAACTTTATGGTGACCAGCTGTTTATGAAACCTCCGGAGCTTGGGGCAGAGCAACCGTGGCACCAGGACTCAGAATCATGGCGCGATATATTCCCCATGGACCTTGTATCAGCCTGGACCGCTATCGATCACGCCAAGACCGAGAACGGTTGCCTTAATTTTGCGCCGGGTACTCAGCGGTGCGGCATGTTGCGAGGGCAGCAGCGCGAGGCGTTTGTGAGGGACTTAGGAAATGAAGAATGGCCTATCGTAGCAGCTCCCCTCAGACCAGGAAGCATAAGCTTCCACCACAGCCTTGTTCTCCACCAAAGTAATGCCAACACCTCTGGACAGCGTAGACGTGGTTACGCCGTTCATTACATGAGAGCTAAATCTTACAGGGACGACAGCATAACGGATGCCCCCAAGATGCCTGCTTTTAAGCAAGTTCGGGGACAATCTTTCCCGACACGGGTCTAA
- a CDS encoding oxidoreductase: MTRSVKTFRFAAVSAVKHAYVPEAVARHPRFDIVVVTDDADSPSWVHERNEKFAEQQGVPYVMGVEKAIEAFTPEVAVISSEAERHCDLGVRAANAGLHIVVDKPLSPSLDECNRLLDAVKNNNVKSLVWNRNFLPAVLQAKQVVESGELGDLVAAHCDFYFAKDAGPPKGTSLPAPINWLERQQDAHSDGSDGGVGIRALGELEIEGLYPLAYLRMLTNAPIRRVFARTATHFHQANVDNEVDDLATVTLEMDRGITGSLCIGRIGAASHPEIGEIKLHLLGTKGGIVISEPRPEVGFYYKGQSKQDYNNYRVANDNDYLLGDDFANAIDNNADTILDVEGGRDICAVVQAAIRSGRSNQAEEVTTKST, encoded by the coding sequence ATGACTCGATCTGTAAAAACGTTCCGATTCGCCGCAGTAAGCGCGGTCAAGCATGCTTACGTGCCAGAAGCAGTTGCGCGACACCCGCGTTTTGACATAGTGGTTGTGACCGATGATGCTGATAGTCCGAGTTGGGTTCACGAACGAAACGAGAAGTTTGCCGAACAACAGGGCGTCCCGTACGTCATGGGTGTGGAGAAAGCTATTGAGGCTTTTACTCCGGAAGTAGCAGTAATAAGCTCTGAGGCGGAAAGACACTGTGATCTCGGTGTCCGTGCAGCTAATGCCGGCCTGCACATTGTTGTTGATAAACCTCTTTCCCCGTCACTTGATGAATGTAATCGACTCCTAGACGCAGTCAAAAATAACAACGTCAAGTCATTAGTGTGGAATCGGAACTTCCTGCCCGCTGTTTTACAGGCGAAACAAGTAGTGGAAAGCGGTGAACTAGGGGATCTGGTTGCTGCCCATTGTGACTTCTACTTTGCCAAGGATGCTGGTCCTCCGAAGGGCACGAGTTTGCCAGCTCCTATCAACTGGCTCGAACGCCAGCAAGACGCGCACTCTGATGGGTCTGATGGAGGTGTTGGGATAAGAGCTTTAGGGGAACTAGAGATCGAAGGTCTCTATCCTTTGGCGTACCTCCGCATGCTAACTAACGCCCCAATTAGAAGGGTTTTCGCCCGCACAGCAACCCACTTTCACCAGGCCAACGTTGATAATGAAGTGGATGACTTGGCAACTGTCACGCTTGAAATGGATCGTGGTATTACTGGCTCTCTTTGCATCGGACGAATCGGTGCAGCAAGCCATCCGGAGATTGGTGAAATTAAGCTTCACCTTCTGGGAACCAAAGGTGGAATTGTAATTTCAGAACCACGACCCGAAGTTGGGTTTTATTACAAAGGACAATCAAAGCAGGACTACAACAACTACCGGGTCGCTAACGACAACGATTATCTTCTAGGGGATGATTTTGCCAATGCGATTGACAACAATGCTGACACGATTCTAGATGTCGAAGGTGGCCGAGACATTTGCGCTGTAGTCCAAGCTGCTATTCGTTCTGGCCGGAGCAATCAGGCGGAAGAGGTAACAACCAAGTCTACTTAA
- a CDS encoding beta-xylosidase → MVGNEIINVTVDATKSEPLRRIWTFVGYDEPNYTYTNRGKELLAKLGGMSSERYFVRCHFLLCTGDGVGSPKWGSTNVYTEDKNGQAIYDFTILDQIFDAYLENGCIPFVELGFMPKALVSSTTELVYEATSNAAWGCPPTDYGSWHDLIAAIAEHCLERYGLREVRRWYWELWNEPDLWYWQGTVEEYFKLYDYTVAGLHSVLPQANIGGPATTGPAKKVPAEFLRRFLEHCSVGTNAVTGLQGTRLDFVSFHAKGGGYKASSQSPKQTPSIFNLVRHVETGLNILSTFPNYRGLEVIVSECDPDGWAAGSRHDNQNLEFRNTEYYGSYLANTVCQLMDLREDGPNQIDGMLTWAFQFENREYFEGLRTLSTNGLDKPVLNVFRLLSRLNSLRLKLTSAGHRDPLVVGSPDHAHAPPDVSGLATKDNAGSISVFLSCHHDDWDVHSKTKLSLQFHGLEFGRYKVQESIMDESNANSYSKWVELGQPTDPSETQIAEMKSAALLRPLQTGTVDSTDGSLSILISMKSHSVRLVELKPTS, encoded by the coding sequence ATGGTCGGTAATGAAATCATAAACGTTACGGTTGACGCGACTAAGTCAGAACCATTGCGCCGAATCTGGACTTTTGTGGGTTATGACGAGCCGAATTACACCTATACAAATCGCGGGAAAGAACTTCTCGCTAAGTTGGGAGGCATGTCTAGCGAAAGATATTTCGTTCGTTGTCATTTCCTTCTCTGTACTGGGGATGGAGTTGGGAGCCCAAAATGGGGTTCAACCAACGTCTATACTGAAGACAAAAATGGTCAAGCCATATACGATTTCACAATCTTAGACCAAATATTTGATGCATACCTAGAGAATGGGTGCATCCCGTTCGTTGAGCTCGGATTCATGCCCAAAGCGCTAGTCAGTTCCACCACGGAATTAGTGTATGAGGCGACTTCTAATGCGGCCTGGGGATGTCCCCCAACAGATTACGGAAGTTGGCACGACCTAATCGCTGCTATCGCTGAGCACTGCCTAGAGCGCTACGGGCTTCGTGAAGTGAGACGCTGGTACTGGGAACTTTGGAATGAACCTGACCTGTGGTACTGGCAGGGCACAGTGGAAGAATATTTCAAGCTTTACGATTACACAGTTGCTGGCCTCCATTCTGTTCTCCCACAAGCCAACATCGGTGGGCCAGCTACTACAGGTCCAGCTAAAAAGGTGCCAGCTGAATTCTTACGCCGTTTTCTAGAGCACTGTAGCGTTGGCACTAATGCGGTGACGGGTCTTCAAGGAACCCGACTGGATTTCGTTAGTTTTCATGCTAAAGGAGGCGGCTACAAAGCGTCTAGTCAATCTCCTAAACAGACTCCGTCAATCTTCAATCTAGTGCGACACGTGGAAACGGGACTTAATATTCTTTCAACGTTTCCAAATTATCGGGGACTAGAGGTGATAGTGTCTGAATGCGATCCCGACGGGTGGGCTGCAGGTAGTCGACACGACAATCAGAACCTAGAGTTCCGAAACACCGAATACTACGGAAGTTACTTAGCCAACACCGTATGTCAATTGATGGATTTACGCGAAGATGGCCCTAATCAAATAGACGGGATGCTGACCTGGGCCTTTCAATTTGAAAATCGTGAGTACTTTGAAGGCCTAAGGACCTTGAGTACCAATGGCCTCGATAAGCCTGTGTTAAACGTTTTCCGTTTACTAAGTCGATTGAACTCATTACGCTTAAAACTAACTAGCGCTGGACATCGGGACCCATTGGTGGTGGGTAGCCCGGACCACGCTCACGCACCACCAGATGTATCTGGCCTAGCAACAAAAGATAACGCGGGTAGTATTTCAGTATTCCTCTCTTGTCATCATGATGATTGGGATGTGCACTCAAAAACCAAACTTTCCCTGCAGTTTCATGGGTTAGAATTTGGGCGTTACAAGGTTCAGGAATCAATCATGGATGAATCTAATGCCAATTCTTACAGCAAATGGGTAGAACTAGGGCAACCCACTGACCCCTCCGAAACGCAGATAGCTGAAATGAAATCCGCAGCTTTGCTACGACCATTGCAAACGGGCACCGTGGACTCTACCGATGGATCATTGTCGATACTCATATCCATGAAAAGCCATAGCGTACGACTCGTTGAACTAAAGCCAACCAGCTGA
- a CDS encoding amidohydrolase/deacetylase family metallohydrolase, with amino-acid sequence MRFDLLIQGGEVLDPGFGYQGKLDVAIKDNRIAAVDHGIPKRSAGRVIDADGLFVTPGLVDLHTHVYHGGSYYGISPDPVAARSGVTTWLDVGTAGAYNFPGFREFVISPAKAHIYGLLNISSIGLTAPTGELGNLDYCDVDLCCKLIDLNRDVLLGVKVRIDARTTMGNGLEPLRRAREAADRCELPLMVHIGDGPPALKEILDFLSPGDVITHCFTGLDMRIIDHRGKLQDDVRKAWDSGVILDVGHGAGSFSFETAQAMMAEGHLPDVISSDIHQLSIHGPMFDLPTCLSKFLALGMKLPEVIEAATAKPAKAMGLTSEVGTLKPGTLADLALFRVAQGDYTFYDVFMNPYKGTQLLCNTMTIIEGQVLPNHKEKLPAPWVQLTDQQLTLIKRGHRPSDWCK; translated from the coding sequence ATGCGATTTGATTTGTTAATTCAAGGTGGTGAGGTTTTAGACCCAGGCTTCGGCTATCAGGGGAAGCTTGATGTCGCCATAAAGGACAACAGAATTGCGGCAGTTGATCACGGTATTCCTAAGAGATCTGCGGGACGCGTAATAGATGCTGACGGGCTTTTCGTGACTCCAGGACTAGTAGACCTTCATACACATGTCTACCATGGGGGTAGTTACTATGGCATCTCACCTGATCCTGTAGCAGCTCGGAGTGGGGTCACTACCTGGCTCGATGTCGGTACGGCAGGAGCTTACAATTTCCCCGGTTTTCGAGAATTCGTTATCTCCCCAGCAAAGGCCCACATATACGGCCTCTTAAACATTTCATCGATAGGACTAACTGCACCCACTGGGGAATTAGGAAACCTTGATTATTGTGACGTTGACCTTTGCTGCAAACTCATTGATCTGAACCGTGACGTCCTATTAGGCGTTAAGGTCCGAATCGACGCTCGTACCACGATGGGTAACGGCCTCGAACCGCTCCGACGTGCTCGGGAGGCAGCTGACCGATGTGAGTTACCGTTGATGGTCCACATTGGTGATGGCCCGCCTGCTCTTAAAGAGATCCTAGATTTCTTAAGCCCAGGCGACGTTATTACCCACTGCTTCACGGGATTAGACATGCGCATAATTGACCACCGTGGCAAGCTTCAAGATGACGTCAGAAAGGCGTGGGATTCTGGTGTCATTTTAGACGTTGGGCATGGGGCAGGATCCTTTTCTTTTGAAACTGCCCAGGCAATGATGGCTGAGGGTCACCTTCCTGACGTCATCTCCTCAGACATACACCAGCTTAGTATTCATGGGCCAATGTTTGACTTACCCACGTGCTTAAGCAAATTTCTAGCTCTCGGAATGAAGTTGCCAGAAGTGATTGAAGCAGCTACCGCGAAACCTGCTAAGGCAATGGGTCTCACTAGCGAAGTGGGGACCCTAAAACCCGGCACGCTAGCTGATCTAGCGCTATTCCGAGTTGCCCAAGGGGATTATACTTTCTATGACGTATTTATGAATCCCTATAAGGGAACGCAATTGCTTTGTAACACCATGACTATTATTGAAGGCCAGGTATTACCTAACCATAAGGAAAAACTTCCGGCACCTTGGGTCCAACTGACAGACCAGCAGCTTACTCTGATTAAACGTGGCCATAGACCAAGCGACTGGTGTAAATAG